The following DNA comes from Ornithinimicrobium avium.
CCGGCCGGAGGTGCGCCATGAAGGACGTCGGTCCGGCCCCGGTCCTGGCGACCGGGCAGCTCTTCGGCCTCCCCCTGGACCCGCTCACCATGCAGCAGACCTGCGAGCGCTGCGAGCAGGCCATCGTCGACCACCAGACGCTCCTCCTGGGCATGCTCAACGCCGCCAAGGTCGTGGACCAGCGCCACGATCCCCGGCTGAGCGCCGCGCTGTGCGCCTGCGACCTGGTCCTCCCGGACGGGATGTCGGTCGTCGTCGCCTCCCGGCTGCTCGGCGTGCGGGCACCGGAGCGCGTTGCCGGCATCGACCTCTTCGTCAACCTGCTGGACGAGGCCGCCACCCACGACCACAGCGTCTACCTGCTGGGCGCCACCGCCGAGGTGCTCCAGCTGCTGCTCGAGCGGGTGCACACGCGCTGGCCCGCGCTGCAGGTCGCGGGGTCCCACGACGGCTACTTCCTGCAGGACCCGGACGAGCTCGCGCGCGTCGTCGACGACATCCGTCGCACCCACCCGGACATGCTCTTCGTCGGCATCCCCTCCCCGCACAAGGAGATCTTCCTCGCGGAGCACCGCGCGGTGCTCGGCGTGCCGGTGCTCCACGGCGTCGGGGGCTCCTTCGACGTGCTCGCCGGCATCACCCGCCGCGCCCCGGCCCTGCTCCAGAGGACGGGTATGGAGTGGTCCTACCGCCTCGTGC
Coding sequences within:
- a CDS encoding WecB/TagA/CpsF family glycosyltransferase, which codes for MKDVGPAPVLATGQLFGLPLDPLTMQQTCERCEQAIVDHQTLLLGMLNAAKVVDQRHDPRLSAALCACDLVLPDGMSVVVASRLLGVRAPERVAGIDLFVNLLDEAATHDHSVYLLGATAEVLQLLLERVHTRWPALQVAGSHDGYFLQDPDELARVVDDIRRTHPDMLFVGIPSPHKEIFLAEHRAVLGVPVLHGVGGSFDVLAGITRRAPALLQRTGMEWSYRLVQEPRRLWRRYARTNGAFVLLTVRELTTHRRRTA